CTGGACGTCCTTGACCGAGGCGCGGATGGTGTTGGTGCGGTCGGTGAGGACTTCGAGCGAGACGCTGGCGGGGAGGGTCTGGCGAAGCTGCGGAAGGAGCTTCTGGACCTCGTCAACGACGCCGATGATGTTCGCACCCGGCTGCCGCTGGATGTTGACGATGACGGCTGGCTTGAGGACGGCGTCTTTTGCGGGCTCGGTCTTGGTGGCGGGAGCGGCGCCTGTTCCCATCCAGGCTGCCTGGTAGAGGTTTTCGGCGCTGTCGACGGCGTTCGCTACGTCCGAGAGGCGGACGGGGGAGCCGTTGCGGTAGGCGATGATGACGGACTGGTAGTCGGCGCTCGATAGGAGCTGATCGTTCGCGCCGATGGTGTAGGACTGGCGCGAGCCGCTGATGCTTCCTTTGGCCTGATCGACGTTTGCCGTGGCGAGCTGGGTGCGGAGGTCTTCAAGGCTGAGCCCGTAGTTGGCGAGCGCGGTCGGGTTGGCCTGGATGCGCACGGCGGGTTTCTGGCCGCCGTTGATGGAGACGAGGCCGACGCCCGAGAGCTGGGAGATCTTCTGGGCGAGGATGGTGTCGGCGAGGTCCTCGACTTTTGAGAGTGCGAGGGAATCGCTCGTGAGGGCGAGGGTCATGATCGGCGCGTCAGCCGGGTTGACCTTGCTATAGACGGGCGGATTCGGAAGGTCTTTGGGCAGGTAGCTGTAGCCGGCGTTGATGGCGGCCTGGACATCCTGCTGGGCGATGTCGATCGATTCGGCGAGGGAGAACTGGAGGGTGATGACACTGCCGCCGCCAGAGCTGGTGGAGGTCATCTGGCTGAGGCCGGGGATCTGGCCGAATTGGCGCTCGAGCGGAGCGGTGACGGAGGACGCCATGACCTCGGGGCTGGCGCCGGGGTAAAAGGTGAGGACCTGAATCGTCGGGTAGTCGACCTCGGGGAGGGCGGAGACGGGTAGCTGCTCGTAGGCGACGAATCCGGCAAGCAAAATGGCCACCATCAGAAGCGAGGTGGCCACCGGCCGGAGGATAAATGGCCGTGAAGGGCTCATTGCGGGGACCTTCCTGGAGCTGGCGTTCCGTTGCCATTCTGGCCGGAGGCAGGCGTGCCTTGCGGGCCGCTTGCGTCACCGGTATCGGCCTTGCGGACACGAGTGTGGCCGTTGCCGGTGCTTGGCGGGGGGGCGATCGTGGGATCGCTCTGGTGCGGGATCACGCGGCCGCCGTTCTTGAGCTTCTCCTGGCCGTCGATCACGATCTGATCGCCGGGATTGACAGTGCCTGCCGCAAGAATCACGTTCGAGCCCTGGGTGAGATCGACCTTCACGGGAACCGCTTCGACGTAGTAGCTCGGGCCATTCTGCTTCCCGTTCGCCGCCGCGTTCGGATCGCCGCTCTTTGCGCCTTTACCGCCGCCCTTGCCCGAGCGTCCGCTCTTTGGCGGAGCCGTCCCGGCCACGGTCGTGTCGAGACCTTCAGGGGGATTTCCAGGCTTGACGACGTAGAGGAAGTTTCCGTTTGCGGCGGTTTGGAGCGCCGCGGAGGGAACGACGATGGCGTTTTCGCGATCCTGGACGATGAGGCGAACGTTGACAAACTGGTTCGGGAAGAGCGAGCCGTCGGCGTTGGGGAAGACAGCCTTGATCTTCGCGGTGCCGGTGGTCGTGTCGATGGTGTTATCGACCGTCAGGAGCGTTCCGCTCGCCAGGTGGGTCGTCTCGGAACGATCGTATGCCTCAACGGCAAGGGTGGCTCCGCCGCGGGTTAGCTTCAGCACTTGTGGAAGCTGATCCTCGGGGAGGGTGAAGATGATGGCAATCGGCTGGACCTGGTTGACGAGGATGAGGCCGTTGGAATCGCTTGCATGGACGATATTGCCCGGATCGACCGTGCGGAGACCGACGACACCGTCGATCGGCGAGGTGATGCGGGTGTAGATGACATTAACCTTGGCGGCTTCGATCGCGGCCTGGTCGGCCTGGATCGCGCCAGTAGCGACACCGGCGTTCGAGACCTGGAGCTGCTGGCTCTCCTTGGAGATGACGCCCGCGCCATAGAGGGCGGTGTAGCGTCCGGCCTCGGCCTGCGCATTGACGGCTGTCGCCTGATCCTTGGTGAGCTGGCCTTCGGCCTGTGCGACGGCGGCCTGGTACGGGCGCGGATCGATCTGGGCGAGGAGCTGGCCTTTTTTGACTGTCTGGCCCTCGCGGACGTTCACGCTGAGAAGCTGGCCGTCGACGCGGCTCTTAATTGTGACCGAGTTATAGGCAGTGACGGTTCCAAGCGCGGTGAGGTAGACGGGCACGGTTCTCTGGACAACCGGGGTGACGAGTACGGGAGTCGGTCCACCTCCCATGGCTGCTCGTCCAGTCGGAGTCGCGGCGGTCTCGGCACGGTTCTCTCGAATCTTCCAGATCGCTCCGCCGACAGCAGCCAGTAAAACCAGCAGAATGAGTATTTTGCGAATGGAGCCGCCGAGTCGGCTGGGCTTGGGCTCGTCGGAACTAAAGGTGGTTCCCGGCTTTGGCAACGCGTGGTGATTCCCGTTGCCATCGGGCGCTGGGAGCGCGGCGATCGGATCGTGATAGGTCGTGGTCGTCGAACTGGGCTGTCCTGACGTGGTGGGTCCGGACTGTCCTTGCACCGTCGGTCCTGGCATCTTTAGGTGTCACCATTTCTTTCTTCCAGCACGCAATCGATAGCGCGGAAATTAGCTCGGAAGTCTCAGAATAAATAATAATGACGGTGGAGCACTCTGGATTGTTTCGCCGAGGAGCAGCATCGGTTCCGATAATCGGCTATCGCGTAACACATTCGGTTGATCAAAACCTGGCAGCGATGATGGTACGCTTCTGGCGGGTAAAGTGCATAAAGCAATCGAGAAAGACCACGGCCATCCTGCGTGAGACTCAGAAAGGCGTGCCTTAATGACGAAGATCATGACCGACACAACAATCGATTCCCCGCTTACCCAGGCCGAGACTCTCTTTCAGGATCCGCTTACCGCGGGAATTCCACTTTGCGTCGACCTGGACGGAACCCTGGTCAAATCCGATACGCTTCTCGATTCCGTGATCGTGCTGACCCGCCAGCATCCGGAGGCGCTTCTCAAGTTCCCGAAATGGCTCGGTGGGGGCAAGGCAGCCTTCAAGAAGAACATCACATCGACCGTCCAATTGGACGTCGTGCATCTCCCCTACAATCGCCACCTGCTGCAGTACCTTGAGCAGCAGCGGGCCACGGGGAGGGAGATCTACCTGGCGACCGGGGCGGATGCCACGCTGGCGCAGCGCGTCGCCGATCATCTCGGCTTGTTTTCCGGCGTTCTGGCTTCTGACGGCACGATGAACCTGATCGGAAAGAACAAGCTCGCCGCGTTCCAGCAGCGCTTCGGTTCGAAGTTCTGCTACATCGGGAACGCACATCCCGATGTCCCGCTGCTGTCGAACTGCCATCAGCCGATGGTCGCGAATCCACATCGGAGCCTGTCGAGTGCGCTACGCTCGGCGAAGATCACTCCGTCGATGACCTTCACGGACCAGGCGAGTTCGCTCAAGGCGTGGCTGAAGGCGATCCGACTGCACCAGTGGGCAAAAAATACGCTCATCTTCCTTCCTCTGATTCTCGCGCACACGCGGTCGGCGGCGTTGTTTCTGGGTGCGGCGATCGCGTTTCTGTCCTTCGGACTCTGCGCCTCGGCGACGTATATCGTCAACGATCTGCTGGATCTCGAGGCCGATCGGAAGCACATTTCGAAGCGACGGCGTCCGTTTGCTGCCGGCGATCTTTCGCCGCTTGCGGGTGCGGTTGTGATCTTTCTCTTTCTTCTGACATCGCTCGTCCTTGCCATCGCGCTGCCGCATATTGTCGCGGGGATGTCGCCGCATGACGCACTCAAGTATCCCTACAAGTTCCTCGAGTGGATGGGCGTTTACCTGGTGTCGACACTTGCGTATTCGCTCTACCTGAAGCGCCGGGTGCTTCTCGACGTAATCGTCCTCTCCGGTCTGTATACGGTGCGTATTCTCGCCGGCTCGGCGGCTACGGGCGTGCTTGTCTCGACCTGGCTGGGCGCTTTCAGCATCTTTTTCTTCCTCTCGCTTGCGTTCGTCAAGCGATTCGCGGAGCTGGAAAATTTGATTCAACGCAATGCCAGCCCGAGCAACGGGAGAGGTTACCGGACGACCGATATCGAGCAGCTTCGGAGCTTTGGGACCGCCAGCGCATACGCGTCGGTGGTGGTGCTGACACTCTATATTTCGAACCTCGCGGATTCTGCGCATCTCTACAGCCATACGACGCGGCTATGGCTGCTTGTTCCGATTCTTCTGCTGTGGCTGAGCCGGTTGTGGCTCCTGGCGTCGCGCGGCGATCTGCATGAGGATCCGGTGGTGTACGCCATCACGGACCGTCGATCGCTGGCGCTTGGAGTGCTGGTGCTCGTGGTGGTGCTACTCGCGCTGTAGAAGAGTGCCGCTTGCTCGTGCGTGTTTCCATTTACGCTAGAAGATGATGACCGATTCGATTCCTCATCTTCCCAGCTACGACGAGCCCGCGCTCGACACTTCCTTCGCCACGCTCTCCGCTGAAGTTGCCGCGGAGACGTCGAACCTGTCAGATCCAGAGGCTTTCCGGTTGAATTGGCTCGGCCGCAAACAGGGCCGGCTCAAGCTCATCAGTGATGCGTGGCTGAAGTCGGCTCCGCCGGAAGCGCGCAAGCCGCTTGGCATTCGCTTCAACCAATTGAAGCAACAGATCGAGGCGGCGCTCGATGCACCTGCGCAGGCCGCGCCCGCGAAGACGGTTCAGCAGGGGATCGACATTACCCTGCCTGGAACGGTGCGGGCTCCGGGGATTCCGCATCCGCTGCTGAAGACGATGTACGAGATCGAGACGGTGTTTCACCATCTTGGGTTCTCGACCTCGACCGGCCCGCAGGTTGAGAGCGATTTCTACAACTTCGAAGCGCTGAACTTCCCGCCGAATCATCCGGCACGCGACACGCAAGACACGCTCGTGATCGCCAGGCAGCAGAGTCGGCCATCGCGCGACCGGCTGCTCATGCGGACGCATACGTCTCCGGTGCAGATCCGGTCGATGATCGCGAGCCCTCCGCCGCTACGGATCGTCATTCCGGGTAAGGTGCATCGCAACGACGCTGCCGACGCCACACATTCACCAATTTTTCATCAGGTGGAGGGATTGTGCGTCGATACGAACATCACCTTCTCCGACCTGAAGGGCACGCTCGATCATGCGATGAAGGCGCTCTTCGGGGCTTCGGTGAAGACGCGCTTCTTTCCGAGCTTCTTTCCGTTCACGGAGCCGTCGGCGGATGTGCAGATTTCGTGCCCGTTCTGCGGTGGAAGCGGATGCCGCAAGTGCAAGCATTCAGGCTGGATCGAGCTGCTTGGATGTGGCATGGTCGACCCGGCTGTCTTCGCGTCCGTGGACGAGCAGAGGAAGGCACAGGGGTTCGAACCGGCCTACGATCCGGCGCGTATCAGTGGCTTCGCTTTTGGCATGGGCGTCGAACGGATTGCGATGATTCAGCACGGCATTTCGGACATCGGTCAGTTCTATTCGGGAGATATGCGCTTCCTTGAGCAGTTCGCCTGACCGGCGACCCCCTCGAAAGTGTCTTTCGATATCTCTCGATCCGCGTAGAGTGAAAGCTCACCGCGTTTCAAGGAGAGAGTAAGACCATGCCACTACCTTCTGACGAAAAACTTCTCGCGCTTGCGAATGATTTGCTCGCGCAGTTCGATGCCATCTTTGGTTTGCACCCCGGTTTCCGCCCTGCTCA
This genomic window from Granulicella sibirica contains:
- a CDS encoding efflux RND transporter periplasmic adaptor subunit, giving the protein MPGPTVQGQSGPTTSGQPSSTTTTYHDPIAALPAPDGNGNHHALPKPGTTFSSDEPKPSRLGGSIRKILILLVLLAAVGGAIWKIRENRAETAATPTGRAAMGGGPTPVLVTPVVQRTVPVYLTALGTVTAYNSVTIKSRVDGQLLSVNVREGQTVKKGQLLAQIDPRPYQAAVAQAEGQLTKDQATAVNAQAEAGRYTALYGAGVISKESQQLQVSNAGVATGAIQADQAAIEAAKVNVIYTRITSPIDGVVGLRTVDPGNIVHASDSNGLILVNQVQPIAIIFTLPEDQLPQVLKLTRGGATLAVEAYDRSETTHLASGTLLTVDNTIDTTTGTAKIKAVFPNADGSLFPNQFVNVRLIVQDRENAIVVPSAALQTAANGNFLYVVKPGNPPEGLDTTVAGTAPPKSGRSGKGGGKGAKSGDPNAAANGKQNGPSYYVEAVPVKVDLTQGSNVILAAGTVNPGDQIVIDGQEKLKNGGRVIPHQSDPTIAPPPSTGNGHTRVRKADTGDASGPQGTPASGQNGNGTPAPGRSPQ
- a CDS encoding UbiA family prenyltransferase; its protein translation is MTDTTIDSPLTQAETLFQDPLTAGIPLCVDLDGTLVKSDTLLDSVIVLTRQHPEALLKFPKWLGGGKAAFKKNITSTVQLDVVHLPYNRHLLQYLEQQRATGREIYLATGADATLAQRVADHLGLFSGVLASDGTMNLIGKNKLAAFQQRFGSKFCYIGNAHPDVPLLSNCHQPMVANPHRSLSSALRSAKITPSMTFTDQASSLKAWLKAIRLHQWAKNTLIFLPLILAHTRSAALFLGAAIAFLSFGLCASATYIVNDLLDLEADRKHISKRRRPFAAGDLSPLAGAVVIFLFLLTSLVLAIALPHIVAGMSPHDALKYPYKFLEWMGVYLVSTLAYSLYLKRRVLLDVIVLSGLYTVRILAGSAATGVLVSTWLGAFSIFFFLSLAFVKRFAELENLIQRNASPSNGRGYRTTDIEQLRSFGTASAYASVVVLTLYISNLADSAHLYSHTTRLWLLVPILLLWLSRLWLLASRGDLHEDPVVYAITDRRSLALGVLVLVVVLLAL
- the pheS gene encoding phenylalanine--tRNA ligase subunit alpha, encoding MTDSIPHLPSYDEPALDTSFATLSAEVAAETSNLSDPEAFRLNWLGRKQGRLKLISDAWLKSAPPEARKPLGIRFNQLKQQIEAALDAPAQAAPAKTVQQGIDITLPGTVRAPGIPHPLLKTMYEIETVFHHLGFSTSTGPQVESDFYNFEALNFPPNHPARDTQDTLVIARQQSRPSRDRLLMRTHTSPVQIRSMIASPPPLRIVIPGKVHRNDAADATHSPIFHQVEGLCVDTNITFSDLKGTLDHAMKALFGASVKTRFFPSFFPFTEPSADVQISCPFCGGSGCRKCKHSGWIELLGCGMVDPAVFASVDEQRKAQGFEPAYDPARISGFAFGMGVERIAMIQHGISDIGQFYSGDMRFLEQFA